In Bradyrhizobium sp. 1(2017), one DNA window encodes the following:
- a CDS encoding zinc-dependent alcohol dehydrogenase: MLAVQKAAPETGFTLAEVPIPSPGAGEVLVEVEACGICGSDVHVYQWTSGYEWMKPLMPVTIGHEFAGRVVETAPGVTSISKGDRVTVWPSMSCGTCQACREGQPEHCERKVTLGLTRNGAFATHVTTPASQCFVLPDNVDFELASLTEPLCVGARAVEIGEVKLGHTVVVLGVGMIGLAIALMARRAGASTVIVVGKDDPVRLDVARSLGFSDTVDLAVSELTNEVQRIVGGKVDRVFEATGVTASIRDGLSVLRRGGVLTVTGIHSKPVEIGLTDLVRNKHQLRGSHGATRATWVTVLKLLAQCGEEFRPLISHRVSLAETVHGFELSIRKQASKVVVMPKLAPANTKDKS, from the coding sequence ATGCTTGCCGTTCAGAAAGCCGCGCCTGAAACCGGGTTTACTTTGGCCGAAGTCCCCATCCCGTCCCCCGGGGCGGGCGAGGTCCTCGTGGAAGTCGAAGCCTGCGGCATCTGCGGCAGCGACGTCCACGTCTATCAATGGACTTCCGGTTATGAGTGGATGAAACCCTTGATGCCCGTGACAATCGGGCATGAGTTCGCCGGCCGGGTGGTTGAGACAGCGCCCGGCGTAACGTCGATTTCGAAGGGTGATCGCGTCACGGTATGGCCCTCGATGTCGTGCGGCACCTGTCAGGCTTGCCGCGAGGGACAGCCGGAGCATTGCGAGCGCAAGGTGACGCTCGGGCTCACCCGGAACGGTGCTTTCGCGACGCACGTGACGACCCCCGCCAGTCAATGTTTCGTGTTGCCGGACAATGTCGATTTCGAGCTCGCGTCTCTGACCGAACCTCTGTGCGTTGGCGCACGCGCTGTCGAAATTGGCGAAGTGAAGCTCGGCCATACCGTGGTCGTGCTTGGCGTGGGCATGATCGGTCTCGCGATCGCCTTGATGGCGCGACGAGCTGGCGCTTCTACCGTGATCGTCGTCGGCAAGGACGATCCCGTACGGCTTGACGTGGCTCGTAGCCTCGGCTTCTCCGATACAGTTGATCTGGCCGTATCCGAACTTACGAACGAAGTTCAGCGCATTGTCGGCGGCAAGGTCGATCGCGTCTTCGAGGCGACGGGCGTGACCGCCAGCATTCGCGATGGTCTCTCCGTGCTCCGGCGCGGCGGCGTCCTGACTGTCACGGGCATTCATTCGAAGCCGGTCGAGATCGGCCTCACCGATCTCGTCCGCAACAAGCATCAGCTTCGAGGGTCTCACGGCGCGACGCGCGCAACGTGGGTCACCGTGCTGAAGCTTCTCGCCCAATGCGGAGAAGAATTCCGGCCGCTGATCTCGCACCGCGTTTCGCTCGCGGAAACGGTTCACGGTTTTGAACTCTCCATTCGCAAGCAAGCCTCGAAGGTTGTCGTCATGCCGAAGCTGGCACCCGCTAACACAAAGGACAAGTCATGA
- a CDS encoding branched-chain amino acid ABC transporter permease, protein MSLSRYLVTSPRDLAGAAMLLFVALVLPFCGLDDYYANVLVLILIYAGLASSWNLIGGVAGQFSLGHSAFFGIGAYTSTLLYNYAGISPWLGMLVGGAISTILAVAISYSVFRMRGVFFAMATLAVGETIRILLIYSRKFFDLPYSISINFTPGVANMIFEERATYALLAGGYLLACVAATFVLVRSYAGFYLKAIRDNEDAADASGVPIRRYKLIAFLLSAFLTSIGGTLMAQYVLYIEPGTVFSVELSVDLPLMAILGGIGTVIGPFIGAAILIPLREILVEQLGGALSGAHLVIYGFLLIVIVIVLPHGLMGGLSSLKEWAGRRRLPGRAARETAP, encoded by the coding sequence ATGAGCCTCTCCCGCTATCTCGTGACCTCGCCGCGCGACCTCGCCGGTGCCGCAATGCTTCTCTTCGTTGCGCTCGTCCTGCCCTTCTGCGGGCTCGACGATTACTATGCCAACGTCCTCGTGCTGATCCTCATCTATGCGGGGCTCGCTTCGTCCTGGAATTTGATCGGCGGCGTTGCAGGCCAGTTTTCGCTCGGGCATTCGGCCTTCTTCGGCATCGGCGCCTACACTTCGACGCTGCTGTACAATTACGCCGGTATCTCTCCCTGGCTCGGAATGCTGGTGGGAGGGGCCATCAGCACGATCCTCGCTGTCGCGATATCCTATTCCGTCTTCCGCATGCGTGGCGTCTTCTTCGCCATGGCGACCCTCGCCGTCGGTGAGACCATCCGCATCCTGCTGATCTATTCGCGGAAATTCTTCGACCTGCCGTACAGCATCAGCATCAATTTCACGCCCGGCGTGGCGAACATGATCTTCGAGGAGCGCGCGACCTACGCACTTCTCGCCGGAGGCTATCTGCTCGCCTGCGTCGCAGCGACCTTCGTGCTGGTCAGAAGCTATGCCGGGTTTTACCTCAAGGCGATCCGCGACAACGAGGACGCGGCCGATGCCTCCGGTGTTCCCATCCGGCGCTACAAGCTGATTGCGTTCCTGCTCAGCGCGTTCCTGACTTCGATTGGTGGAACGCTGATGGCGCAATACGTCCTCTACATCGAGCCCGGCACTGTGTTCAGCGTCGAACTGTCGGTCGATCTGCCGCTGATGGCGATTCTCGGCGGCATCGGCACCGTCATTGGTCCCTTCATCGGCGCGGCCATCCTGATCCCGCTTCGTGAAATCCTGGTTGAGCAGCTCGGCGGGGCGCTGTCGGGAGCCCATCTCGTGATCTACGGATTCCTGCTGATCGTCATCGTGATCGTGTTGCCGCACGGCCTGATGGGTGGGTTGTCGAGTCTCAAAGAATGGGCCGGACGCAGGCGGCTGCCGGGCCGTGCCGCTCGGGAGACCGCACCATGA
- a CDS encoding tripartite tricarboxylate transporter permease, with the protein MLDGLLHGFSVLMTVDNLLLCLLGAFLGTIVGVLPGLGPTTTIALLLPISLRMDVTGAIILLSGIYYGVAYGGTITSVLMRIPGEASSVVTCLDGYEMARKGRAGAALGIAAIGSFIAGTFGILGITFLSPLLARVVLSFGPGEYAAMMFAGLCLIMFFAQSGVLKALLMASIGLALGTIGLDPITNEARLTFGLPDLIDGVNVAPLAIGLFGISEILMLARTREDSASVMAPPSRLLAFLPNREEVRASVAPIARGSVLGFVVGLLPGGGAVLASFLSYAVERRLSKHPEQFGKGAIAGVAGPESANNSGTAGAFVPLLTLGIPSNAVTALLLGAFLIHGVVPGPLIMTQHPEVFWGVIASMYLGNVILVLLNVPLIGLFVRALDIPRAYLATMILCVCVIGVYSTNLSTFDIGLTVMFGFAGYMFRRADYDLSPLILAFVLGPTFERSLRQLLLITDGDFLGGLWERPIALSLVALGLALLGTGIAGLGRRYTHDD; encoded by the coding sequence ATGCTGGACGGACTTCTTCACGGCTTCAGCGTCCTGATGACCGTTGACAATCTTCTGCTCTGCCTGCTCGGCGCGTTCCTGGGCACGATCGTCGGCGTGCTGCCGGGATTGGGGCCGACCACGACCATCGCGCTGCTGCTGCCGATCTCGCTCCGCATGGACGTAACCGGCGCGATCATCCTGCTGTCCGGCATTTATTACGGCGTCGCCTACGGCGGCACTATCACGTCGGTTCTGATGCGCATACCGGGCGAGGCGTCGTCGGTCGTGACATGTCTCGACGGTTACGAGATGGCCCGAAAGGGACGCGCCGGCGCTGCCCTCGGCATTGCGGCGATCGGCTCGTTCATCGCCGGCACGTTCGGAATCCTCGGTATCACTTTCCTGTCGCCGCTTCTCGCCCGGGTCGTGCTGTCTTTCGGGCCGGGTGAGTATGCGGCGATGATGTTTGCCGGCCTCTGCCTCATCATGTTCTTCGCCCAGTCGGGAGTATTGAAGGCGTTGCTAATGGCATCAATCGGACTCGCGCTCGGGACGATCGGGCTGGACCCCATCACCAACGAAGCGCGCCTGACGTTCGGTCTTCCGGATTTGATCGACGGCGTGAACGTCGCGCCGCTTGCCATCGGCCTCTTTGGCATCTCGGAAATCCTGATGCTCGCACGAACGAGAGAAGATTCTGCCAGTGTCATGGCGCCGCCGAGCCGTCTACTGGCCTTTCTGCCCAACAGGGAAGAGGTGCGTGCGAGCGTTGCTCCGATCGCGCGCGGTTCGGTCCTGGGCTTCGTTGTCGGACTTCTGCCGGGCGGTGGCGCGGTGCTCGCCTCATTCCTGTCCTATGCGGTGGAGCGTCGGCTCTCGAAACATCCCGAGCAATTCGGCAAGGGGGCTATTGCGGGTGTCGCCGGGCCGGAATCGGCCAACAATTCCGGTACGGCCGGTGCTTTCGTCCCCCTGCTCACCCTTGGCATACCGTCGAACGCTGTGACGGCACTGCTGCTTGGTGCCTTTCTGATCCATGGGGTGGTTCCTGGTCCGCTGATCATGACGCAGCATCCGGAAGTGTTCTGGGGCGTGATCGCCAGCATGTATTTGGGTAACGTCATTCTCGTCCTGCTGAACGTGCCGTTGATCGGACTGTTTGTGCGCGCGCTCGATATCCCGCGCGCCTATCTCGCCACCATGATTCTTTGTGTTTGTGTCATCGGGGTCTATTCGACCAACCTGTCGACCTTCGACATTGGCCTCACCGTCATGTTTGGCTTCGCCGGCTACATGTTCCGCCGCGCGGATTACGATCTGTCGCCGCTAATCCTGGCCTTTGTGCTCGGGCCGACCTTCGAGCGGTCGTTGCGCCAACTTCTTCTGATCACCGACGGCGACTTTTTGGGCGGTCTTTGGGAACGCCCGATCGCGCTTTCGCTGGTTGCGCTCGGGCTGGCTCTGCTGGGGACCGGCATCGCCGGCCTGGGCCGCCGCTACACTCATGACGACTAA
- a CDS encoding ABC transporter ATP-binding protein: protein MLSVRNLHAGYGDSEVLHGVDLDVEKGEVVAIVGANGVGKTTLLRTLAGLIKPSAGNATFKGQEIGGLPAHRAVESGLVMVPEGRRLFPRMNVRRNLEIGAYTTRARARMNENLGTIYELFPFLREREAQLAGTLSGGQQQMCAIGRGLMAMPDLLLLDEVSLGLAPIAVKRVYEALGQIRGTGLTLVIVEQNVTQALRAADRAYVIAGGRVVVSGTGQELINNEDVRRAYLGIGLHEKEEASL, encoded by the coding sequence ATGCTTAGCGTTCGGAATCTTCACGCCGGGTACGGCGATTCGGAGGTCCTTCATGGCGTCGATCTCGATGTCGAGAAGGGCGAGGTCGTTGCCATTGTCGGCGCCAACGGCGTCGGCAAGACAACGCTGCTCCGAACCCTTGCGGGGCTGATCAAGCCGAGTGCAGGCAATGCCACCTTCAAGGGACAAGAGATCGGCGGCCTTCCGGCGCACCGCGCGGTCGAAAGCGGGCTTGTCATGGTGCCCGAGGGGCGGCGGCTGTTTCCCCGGATGAACGTACGCCGCAATCTCGAGATCGGCGCCTACACCACGCGCGCGCGGGCGCGGATGAACGAGAATCTGGGCACCATCTACGAGCTGTTTCCGTTCCTCAGGGAGCGCGAGGCACAGCTTGCAGGAACGCTGTCGGGCGGCCAGCAGCAGATGTGCGCGATCGGGCGCGGACTGATGGCAATGCCGGACCTGCTGCTGCTCGACGAAGTTTCGCTCGGCCTCGCGCCCATCGCCGTCAAGCGCGTCTACGAAGCCCTCGGCCAGATTCGCGGTACCGGCCTCACGCTGGTCATTGTGGAGCAGAACGTGACGCAGGCGCTGCGCGCTGCGGATCGCGCCTACGTCATTGCCGGCGGGCGCGTCGTCGTCAGCGGTACAGGGCAAGAACTCATCAATAACGAAGATGTCAGGCGAGCCTATCTCGGCATCGGCCTGCACGAAAAGGAGGAAGCGAGCCTATGA
- a CDS encoding tripartite tricarboxylate transporter TctB family protein, translating into MSGSALRARAIPLFLAALGAAGWFAARHLDLYTDDGPGSGLLPKVALGFVVVLAVLVSLAPARGGAAETGNETPRAFAVYSIVAILFAIAVPFLGFVIPALIATGVIMRFAEDRSWLASLIYSFLLVATIVLSFGTALQVQFPAGPAEVALKALGVL; encoded by the coding sequence ATGTCCGGGTCTGCCCTTCGCGCTCGCGCGATCCCGCTATTCCTTGCCGCGCTCGGCGCGGCGGGCTGGTTCGCAGCACGTCACCTCGACCTTTACACTGACGACGGCCCTGGTTCCGGGCTGCTGCCCAAGGTCGCGCTGGGCTTCGTTGTTGTGCTGGCGGTGCTCGTCAGCCTCGCTCCCGCTCGGGGCGGAGCAGCGGAAACTGGAAACGAAACGCCTCGCGCATTCGCCGTCTACAGCATTGTGGCGATCCTGTTCGCGATCGCCGTGCCGTTCCTCGGCTTCGTGATCCCGGCACTGATTGCCACCGGGGTCATCATGCGCTTCGCCGAAGATCGCTCCTGGCTGGCGTCACTGATCTATTCATTTCTGCTGGTCGCAACGATCGTGCTTTCGTTTGGAACGGCGCTGCAGGTGCAGTTCCCTGCCGGGCCGGCCGAAGTCGCTCTGAAGGCGCTGGGAGTTCTCTGA
- a CDS encoding SDR family NAD(P)-dependent oxidoreductase yields the protein MSTASPRIALVTGAARGIGLGIAERLARDGAHVVITDVIPEVEASAKALSAKGHSVTAIIGDVADEAWCVETVARVQRELGALDILVNNAGISPKKDGRKILIRDTDLDSWNKVFAVNITGAFLLCREATPAMQEKGWGRVVNISSQSARTRADIAGSAYAASKSAMIGFSRVLASEVGRSGVTVNCIAPGRIESPMQAVAGAEATREYVSRIPVGRIGVAADIAATVAFLTSDEAGFITGATLDVTGGFFMG from the coding sequence ATGAGCACAGCATCTCCACGCATCGCCCTCGTGACCGGCGCGGCCCGAGGTATCGGGCTCGGGATCGCCGAACGGCTTGCCCGCGACGGCGCTCACGTCGTGATCACGGATGTGATCCCCGAAGTCGAGGCCAGCGCGAAGGCGCTTTCCGCCAAGGGCCATTCCGTGACTGCTATCATCGGCGACGTAGCCGATGAGGCATGGTGCGTCGAAACCGTCGCGCGGGTGCAGCGAGAGCTCGGGGCCCTCGACATTCTCGTCAACAATGCCGGAATTTCGCCGAAGAAGGATGGTCGCAAGATCCTCATTCGAGACACCGACCTCGACAGCTGGAACAAGGTCTTCGCCGTGAACATCACCGGTGCGTTCCTGTTGTGTCGCGAAGCGACGCCTGCGATGCAGGAGAAGGGCTGGGGCCGTGTCGTGAATATCTCTTCGCAGTCCGCCCGCACCCGCGCCGACATTGCGGGCTCCGCGTACGCGGCCTCGAAATCCGCGATGATCGGATTTTCGCGCGTGCTCGCATCCGAGGTCGGGCGATCCGGCGTCACCGTCAACTGCATCGCGCCCGGCCGTATCGAGAGCCCGATGCAGGCCGTCGCGGGTGCGGAGGCGACCCGCGAATATGTCAGCCGTATCCCGGTTGGCCGCATCGGTGTCGCCGCCGACATCGCCGCGACGGTCGCCTTCCTCACTTCCGACGAAGCCGGTTTCATTACAGGAGCGACGCTGGATGTGACCGGCGGCTTCTTCATGGGCTGA
- a CDS encoding ABC transporter substrate-binding protein encodes MTISRRHFVSLTGAGALTLAAPAIRTAQAASPAKIGVLLPLSGPLASLGNDVLRGFQLAQSFVNAKGGVFGAPVEFAQVDVPGSTEATSQAQRLITSDRVKVIIGSYASAISFAASQVAERNKVVYFEQGAVADDITSRGFKYLFRFIYPSTELGRKCAEYVVEKVIPGVGLTAANAKVAILTENSNNGTAVGAGAKAYLTEKGINLVDHSSYDFKTNDLSSMVQRYKSLEVDILIAEQYTPDAILFWRQAREAGLKLKAMIGNGGGHNVGDFADALGDDVNGILNTGTSVYINPDALQPDTAALFKRFHEEYPKMFEGRKPSAHSGMGFNAMYTVLNDILPAAGGMDTEKIREAALAQDKPIGSSIVGWGLKFDPKTQNNTRAFPTYDQWQNKQIQSIGPEPFGIAKKITMPLPDWGQRANVGQ; translated from the coding sequence ATGACTATTTCACGACGCCACTTCGTCAGCCTGACCGGCGCTGGTGCACTCACCTTGGCCGCGCCCGCCATTCGCACGGCTCAAGCGGCCTCGCCCGCCAAAATCGGTGTGCTGCTGCCGCTGTCGGGGCCGCTTGCCTCATTGGGCAACGACGTGTTGCGCGGCTTCCAGCTTGCCCAGAGCTTCGTCAACGCCAAGGGCGGCGTGTTCGGCGCACCGGTCGAGTTCGCCCAGGTTGACGTTCCCGGCTCGACCGAGGCCACGTCGCAGGCGCAGCGGCTGATCACCAGCGATCGCGTCAAGGTGATTATCGGCTCCTACGCCAGTGCGATCTCGTTCGCGGCAAGCCAGGTCGCCGAGCGCAACAAGGTCGTCTATTTCGAGCAGGGCGCGGTCGCCGACGACATCACCAGCCGCGGCTTCAAATACCTCTTCCGCTTCATCTATCCCTCGACGGAGCTCGGGCGGAAGTGCGCCGAATACGTCGTCGAGAAGGTGATCCCGGGCGTCGGCCTCACGGCTGCGAACGCCAAGGTGGCCATTCTCACGGAGAACTCAAATAACGGCACCGCCGTCGGCGCTGGCGCAAAGGCGTACCTCACGGAGAAGGGCATCAATCTCGTCGATCACAGCTCCTACGATTTCAAGACCAACGATCTCTCGTCGATGGTCCAGCGCTACAAATCGCTGGAGGTCGATATTCTGATCGCCGAGCAATACACACCCGACGCCATCCTTTTCTGGCGCCAGGCCCGCGAAGCCGGGCTCAAGCTGAAGGCGATGATCGGCAACGGCGGTGGTCACAATGTCGGCGACTTCGCCGATGCGCTGGGCGACGATGTCAACGGCATCCTCAACACCGGTACGTCGGTCTATATCAATCCGGACGCCCTGCAGCCGGATACCGCGGCGCTCTTCAAGCGCTTCCATGAAGAATATCCGAAGATGTTCGAGGGCCGGAAGCCTTCGGCACATTCGGGCATGGGCTTCAATGCGATGTACACCGTGCTCAACGACATCCTGCCGGCGGCCGGCGGCATGGACACCGAGAAGATCCGCGAAGCCGCGCTCGCTCAGGACAAGCCAATTGGGTCGTCGATTGTCGGCTGGGGTTTGAAGTTCGATCCCAAGACGCAGAACAACACGCGAGCCTTCCCGACCTACGATCAATGGCAGAACAAGCAGATCCAGTCGATCGGACCTGAGCCGTTCGGCATCGCGAAGAAGATCACGATGCCGCTGCCCGATTGGGGCCAGCGCGCCAACGTCGGTCAGTAA
- a CDS encoding ABC transporter ATP-binding protein, translated as MSLLDVRTVTKKFGGLVAVGEVDLRVEAGEIVGLIGPNGAGKTTLFNVIAGAMRPEAGDVVFDGHSIVGLSAAEICRRGLARTFQIPQPFTTMTVAETIMTAAFLHGADVTASEREAHIVAERVGLGGREHVLIPTLTNAQKKRLEVGRALGTRPKLLLLDEVMAGLNHAEVSRMLDLIRRVRDEGVTILLVEHNMEAVMAISDRLIVLDAGRKIADGEPRAVVDDPAVIRAYLGDDVPEAVDA; from the coding sequence ATGAGCTTGCTGGACGTCCGCACCGTCACCAAGAAATTCGGCGGGCTCGTCGCCGTCGGCGAAGTCGATTTGCGGGTCGAAGCCGGCGAGATCGTTGGTTTGATTGGCCCTAATGGCGCCGGCAAAACGACGCTCTTCAACGTCATCGCCGGTGCGATGCGTCCGGAAGCAGGCGATGTCGTTTTCGACGGTCATTCCATCGTTGGCCTCAGCGCGGCTGAAATCTGCCGCCGTGGTCTGGCACGCACGTTCCAGATCCCGCAACCGTTCACAACGATGACGGTCGCCGAGACCATCATGACGGCTGCGTTCCTTCACGGCGCGGATGTCACAGCGAGCGAACGCGAGGCTCATATCGTCGCCGAGCGTGTTGGCCTTGGCGGTCGGGAACACGTTCTCATCCCAACGCTGACGAATGCTCAGAAGAAGCGCCTCGAAGTCGGGCGGGCTCTCGGGACGCGACCGAAGCTGCTCTTGCTCGACGAAGTCATGGCAGGCCTGAATCACGCTGAAGTCAGCCGCATGCTCGACCTGATTCGACGCGTGCGCGACGAAGGCGTGACGATCCTGCTCGTCGAGCACAACATGGAAGCCGTCATGGCCATCTCCGATCGCCTGATCGTGCTCGACGCCGGCCGCAAGATTGCGGATGGCGAGCCTCGCGCGGTGGTCGACGATCCCGCGGTCATTCGCGCCTATCTCGGTGACGACGTTCCGGAGGCGGTGGATGCTTAG
- a CDS encoding tripartite tricarboxylate transporter substrate binding protein produces MAESWPEREITLVVNYGAGGVTDVTVRALAAEAAKILNVPVQIVNRPGGQGTTGPTFIAAQKPDGYTIGVTSFAPMAINPHMIDVTYAIDDFDYVGGFGRFRYGIVVNEASPVRSIDDLIKAGKSKPVTFSASGPPNNLALLELGKKTGARFRFVPYPSGAESVTAVLGGHIDAVVQTPTEMLPLIQAGKLRLLASASPVRWSELPDVPTLLDLGHGVSIDSWIGLGGPKGIDPDKLKTLRTAFEKAAASPEVAKSYEQLGMSMAYMSGDEYRGFLKKGFDEMSKSLAETGLAKKR; encoded by the coding sequence ATGGCTGAGAGCTGGCCGGAGCGTGAGATCACGCTCGTCGTCAATTATGGTGCGGGCGGAGTGACTGACGTCACCGTCCGCGCGCTGGCGGCGGAAGCGGCGAAGATCCTCAACGTTCCGGTCCAGATCGTGAACCGGCCGGGCGGGCAGGGGACGACGGGTCCGACCTTCATCGCCGCACAGAAGCCCGATGGCTACACGATCGGCGTGACCAGCTTCGCCCCCATGGCGATCAACCCGCATATGATCGACGTGACATATGCGATCGACGATTTCGACTATGTCGGCGGGTTTGGCCGCTTCCGTTACGGCATCGTGGTCAATGAGGCCTCGCCGGTCCGCTCGATCGACGATCTGATCAAGGCCGGAAAGTCGAAGCCGGTGACGTTCAGTGCGTCCGGTCCTCCCAACAATCTGGCATTGCTGGAGCTGGGCAAAAAGACCGGCGCACGCTTCCGCTTCGTGCCGTATCCGTCGGGTGCCGAGTCGGTGACTGCCGTTCTCGGTGGCCACATCGATGCCGTGGTGCAGACACCGACCGAAATGCTTCCATTGATCCAGGCTGGAAAGCTGCGGCTGCTCGCGTCGGCGAGCCCGGTGCGCTGGAGCGAGCTGCCCGATGTGCCGACATTGCTCGATCTCGGTCACGGCGTGTCGATCGATTCATGGATCGGTCTCGGCGGACCCAAGGGCATCGATCCGGACAAGCTCAAAACCTTGCGTACCGCCTTTGAGAAGGCCGCCGCCTCGCCAGAGGTCGCGAAGTCGTACGAGCAACTCGGCATGTCGATGGCCTATATGAGCGGGGACGAGTACCGCGGCTTTCTCAAGAAGGGCTTTGACGAGATGAGCAAGAGTCTCGCAGAGACCGGGCTCGCGAAGAAGCGTTGA
- a CDS encoding thiamine pyrophosphate-binding protein — protein sequence MQSVKNPTSVRRLLQEEVPTGDAIALVLEQAGIDMVFGISGGHTGHIFSALSKVQNRIRTVLVREESLAGVMAEVYGRLTGKPGVVLGQGPWVLGNGLIGTIEALLSSSPMLLLTDFSDTPALSLHAPYQSGTGEYGSWDARRSFSGVTKEVVPALDPASAVHGTQLAIKHALAGQRGPVAVLYSIAALAGRVGPDSVPRLYETGPYLPPRLPPEAAGRIEAAASAIGRAQRPVLVAGNGVRIGRAFEELRALVEAAGIPVVSTPSGKGCLPETHPLALGVFGTFGTPAANACVAEADLVIVVGSKMTASDTARENPALLDPERQTFVQIDVEPRNLSWTFPVEHALLGEAGIILDQLRNALPSMSREAGERRVAAYRKQHGYFVVDASRSDASPVAPQRIIAELQRALPETGVVTCDAGENRIFMTHFFQTKSAGTFLQAAGAGPMGFAIPAAISAKLVQPERTVVAVCGDGGFAMTMNGLLTALENDVAITVVIFNNHALGWSKHSRGPFATEFADFDHAAMARAMGCAGIRVERPDELASAFAEAFKSRVPTVIDVQTSLDTAFSDLVSPLAKG from the coding sequence ATGCAGTCAGTCAAGAATCCGACCTCGGTCCGGCGTTTGCTTCAAGAGGAAGTCCCGACAGGGGACGCCATCGCGCTTGTCCTGGAGCAGGCGGGGATCGACATGGTATTCGGCATTTCGGGCGGTCATACCGGACACATCTTCTCGGCGTTGTCGAAAGTGCAGAACCGGATTCGCACGGTGCTCGTGCGCGAGGAATCGCTCGCGGGTGTCATGGCGGAAGTCTATGGGCGGCTGACTGGAAAGCCCGGCGTGGTGCTGGGGCAGGGGCCATGGGTGCTCGGCAACGGGCTCATCGGTACGATCGAGGCTCTGCTGTCGAGTTCACCGATGCTGCTGCTGACTGATTTCAGCGACACGCCGGCGCTGTCCTTGCACGCGCCCTACCAGTCTGGGACTGGCGAATACGGCAGCTGGGATGCGCGAAGGAGCTTTTCCGGCGTGACGAAGGAAGTCGTTCCGGCGCTCGATCCTGCGAGTGCCGTTCACGGAACGCAACTCGCCATCAAGCATGCACTGGCTGGCCAGCGCGGTCCCGTCGCCGTCCTTTACAGTATTGCTGCACTTGCCGGACGGGTCGGTCCCGACAGCGTGCCACGTCTCTATGAGACCGGCCCCTATCTTCCTCCGCGACTTCCGCCGGAAGCCGCCGGCCGGATCGAAGCCGCCGCATCCGCAATCGGTCGCGCCCAGCGTCCCGTGCTGGTCGCGGGCAACGGCGTACGGATCGGGCGCGCCTTCGAAGAACTTCGCGCGTTGGTCGAGGCGGCCGGCATTCCCGTGGTCTCGACACCGTCCGGCAAGGGATGCTTGCCCGAAACGCATCCGCTTGCGCTTGGCGTCTTCGGGACGTTCGGCACGCCCGCGGCGAATGCCTGCGTGGCCGAAGCCGATCTTGTAATCGTTGTCGGCTCTAAAATGACGGCGTCCGACACCGCGCGCGAGAATCCGGCACTTCTCGATCCCGAGCGGCAGACATTCGTCCAGATCGATGTCGAGCCGCGCAATTTGTCCTGGACGTTCCCGGTCGAGCACGCCTTGCTGGGCGAGGCCGGAATCATCCTTGATCAGTTGCGCAATGCGCTTCCGTCAATGTCGCGTGAAGCCGGCGAACGTCGGGTCGCGGCCTACCGCAAGCAGCATGGCTACTTCGTGGTCGATGCTTCCCGGTCGGATGCGTCGCCGGTGGCGCCTCAGCGGATCATCGCAGAACTGCAGCGCGCCCTGCCAGAGACTGGCGTCGTGACGTGCGATGCCGGCGAGAACCGCATTTTCATGACCCATTTTTTCCAGACCAAGAGCGCCGGTACCTTCCTGCAGGCGGCGGGGGCCGGGCCGATGGGCTTCGCAATCCCTGCGGCAATCTCAGCCAAGCTGGTCCAGCCCGAGCGAACGGTCGTCGCCGTGTGCGGTGACGGTGGCTTTGCGATGACGATGAATGGGTTGCTGACGGCGCTCGAGAACGATGTTGCGATCACGGTTGTCATCTTCAATAACCATGCGCTTGGTTGGTCAAAGCATTCGCGCGGGCCTTTTGCCACTGAATTTGCCGACTTTGACCATGCAGCGATGGCCAGGGCCATGGGATGCGCCGGGATTAGGGTGGAGCGGCCGGATGAACTCGCGTCTGCTTTCGCGGAGGCATTCAAGAGCCGTGTCCCGACCGTCATTGACGTTCAGACCTCTCTCGACACGGCATTCAGTGATCTTGTCTCGCCGCTTGCGAAGGGATGA